The Christiangramia flava JLT2011 genome has a segment encoding these proteins:
- a CDS encoding peroxiredoxin, which yields MSDLKLGDKAPNFDAETSEGTINFYDYLGDGWGILFSHPADYTPVCTTELGTVARYKDEFEKRNVKVMALSVDGLESHKGWINDINETQNTQVNFPIIADEDRKVSDLYGMIHPNADNTLTVRSVYVIGPDKTIKLMITYPASTGRNFDELLRVIDSLQLTAYQKVATPANWKHGEDVVISPSVSDKDADKMFPKGYKKVKSYLRMTPQPDKA from the coding sequence ATGAGTGATTTGAAATTAGGAGACAAAGCCCCAAACTTTGATGCTGAAACTTCAGAAGGTACGATCAATTTCTACGATTACCTGGGAGATGGCTGGGGGATTTTATTTTCCCATCCTGCAGATTACACACCGGTTTGCACCACCGAGCTGGGAACCGTGGCTCGCTATAAGGATGAATTCGAAAAGCGCAACGTAAAGGTGATGGCCCTGAGTGTAGATGGGCTGGAATCTCATAAAGGATGGATTAATGACATCAATGAAACGCAAAATACACAGGTGAATTTCCCTATTATCGCAGATGAGGACCGTAAGGTTTCTGATCTTTACGGAATGATACACCCAAATGCCGATAATACACTTACCGTTCGCTCGGTTTACGTGATCGGGCCAGATAAGACCATCAAACTGATGATCACTTACCCGGCGAGTACCGGAAGGAACTTTGATGAATTGCTGCGCGTAATCGATTCTCTTCAGCTTACGGCTTACCAGAAAGTGGCGACTCCGGCAAACTGGAAACATGGCGAAGATGTGGTCATCAGCCCTTCAGTTTCAGATAAAGATGCAGATAAGATGTTCCCGAAAGGCTATAAAAAGGTGAAGTCATATTTGAGAATGACTCCGCAACCGGACAAAGCGTAA
- a CDS encoding thioredoxin family protein — protein MARTESVMLELGTQAPDFKLMDVRTGHLLGLKDVRGEKGTLIMFICNHCPFVKHVSDELVRLANDYRPLGFGSAAIMSNDVVNYPDDAPEKMQEVAMKHQYSFPYLYDGTQQIAKSYHAACTPDFFLFDEDLKLIYRGQLDDSRPGNGIHPSGRDLREAMDAVLNNRPVSANQKPSIGCNIKWAG, from the coding sequence ATGGCAAGAACAGAATCGGTCATGCTGGAACTGGGCACCCAAGCGCCAGATTTTAAATTAATGGATGTGCGTACGGGACACCTCCTGGGCCTGAAGGATGTGCGGGGAGAGAAAGGAACGCTCATCATGTTCATTTGTAACCACTGCCCGTTCGTAAAACATGTTAGCGATGAACTGGTTAGGCTGGCGAACGATTATCGGCCTTTAGGCTTTGGTTCCGCAGCGATCATGAGTAATGACGTGGTAAATTATCCCGATGATGCCCCGGAAAAAATGCAGGAAGTCGCGATGAAACATCAGTATTCCTTTCCATATCTTTATGACGGGACGCAGCAGATCGCTAAATCCTATCACGCGGCGTGTACACCCGATTTTTTCCTTTTTGATGAAGACCTGAAACTGATCTATCGCGGGCAGCTGGATGACAGCCGGCCAGGAAATGGCATTCATCCTTCCGGTAGGGATTTGCGCGAGGCGATGGATGCGGTCTTGAACAACCGTCCCGTTTCCGCCAATCAAAAACCAAGCATTGGCTGCAATATAAAATGGGCCGGATAA
- a CDS encoding YciI-like protein produces MAYFILFYETVDDYLEKRGTYRQVHLKHAENAKKDGHLVLAGAFANPADGAALIFKSDSPEIAETFAKNDPYVQNGLIKNWSVREWTVVIE; encoded by the coding sequence ATGGCCTATTTCATCTTATTTTACGAAACAGTTGATGACTATCTCGAAAAACGGGGAACTTACAGGCAGGTTCATCTGAAGCATGCCGAAAACGCTAAAAAAGATGGGCATCTGGTTTTAGCGGGAGCTTTTGCTAATCCCGCAGATGGTGCAGCACTGATCTTTAAAAGTGATTCCCCGGAAATCGCAGAAACATTTGCCAAAAATGATCCCTACGTTCAGAACGGGCTCATCAAGAACTGGTCGGTTCGCGAGTGGACGGTAGTGATCGAATAA
- a CDS encoding M14 family metallopeptidase: MKKLFLCCLLISFLSHSQNDSLSLKYYLPQDISYNQNIPTPQEVIGFIPGEWHVSHDRLVQYMRKLAEVSPRISLEERGFTYEGRPLILLRISSEENIQNLENIRQEHLQLLETQSKQNDTENMPVVINQGFSIHGNEPSGSNAALLYAYYLAAAQGPAIEEKLKNTIILLDPSFNPDGLQRFAYWANTNKSSNINTDPQDREYDEIWPGGRTNHYWFDMNRDWLPVQLPESQARIETFHKWYPNILTDHHEMGSNSTFFFQPGIPSRTHPLTPQLNQDLTKEIGTYHAKAFDKIGSLYFTEENYDDFYYGKGSTFPDINGSIGILFEQASSRGHAQETDNGVLTFPFTIRNQFTAALSTLEAATKMRSKLLNYQRDFYRESRKSAGNGAYVFGSSSDPARAWELAKIMRQHQIKVHELKEDFSSNGKKFEKGTAFVIPKNQRQQRLVTAMFEKRTSFQDSLFYDISAWTFPLAFNLDYEENASASVAGKEISNFEMPSPSAPEKSSYAYLLDWNNYYAPKALNQILAKGLRAKVAMQPFRFGASEFTYGSIMIPVVNQQLTPSEIHEFLVKLSEETKVQITGVNTGMSGGINLGSGEFRPLQAQKVALVVGEGISSYDAGEIWHLFDQRYNMKITKLDTRNLNRANLANYTDIILPPLWGGLDENVAKKLDEWTKNGGTLIAYGRAINWLQRQKLVDIKLKSTNVPAKNISFEQRGDFRGAQVIGGAIFEARLDRSHPIGFGYSGDRIPLFRDNTIFMEAEEESYNNPLQYTENPLLSGYISKPNLEALAGTVAFKKIGNGRGEILLFTDDTNFRAFWFGTNKLLMNAIFFGQEM, encoded by the coding sequence ATGAAAAAACTCTTCCTCTGCTGCCTGCTAATCAGCTTTCTTAGCCATTCCCAAAATGACAGCCTGAGCCTGAAATATTATCTTCCGCAGGATATCTCCTACAATCAAAATATTCCTACACCTCAGGAAGTGATCGGTTTCATTCCCGGCGAATGGCATGTAAGCCATGACAGGCTCGTGCAGTACATGCGCAAACTGGCTGAAGTATCACCGAGGATCAGTCTGGAAGAAAGAGGTTTTACCTACGAAGGCCGGCCATTGATATTACTGCGCATCTCTTCCGAAGAAAATATTCAGAACCTGGAAAATATCAGGCAGGAACACCTGCAGCTGCTGGAGACCCAATCCAAGCAGAACGATACCGAAAATATGCCGGTGGTGATCAACCAGGGATTTTCCATTCATGGAAATGAACCCAGTGGTTCCAACGCTGCCCTGCTTTACGCCTACTACCTGGCTGCAGCACAGGGTCCGGCAATCGAAGAAAAACTGAAGAACACGATCATTCTCCTCGATCCCTCATTTAACCCCGATGGGTTACAACGATTTGCCTACTGGGCCAATACCAATAAAAGCAGCAACATCAATACCGATCCCCAGGACCGCGAATATGACGAGATCTGGCCGGGCGGCCGCACCAATCATTACTGGTTCGACATGAACCGCGACTGGCTGCCGGTACAATTGCCTGAATCCCAGGCCCGGATCGAAACTTTTCATAAGTGGTACCCGAATATCCTCACAGATCATCATGAAATGGGATCAAATTCCACTTTCTTTTTTCAGCCGGGGATACCTTCCAGGACGCATCCCCTTACGCCTCAACTGAACCAGGATCTTACCAAAGAGATCGGGACTTACCACGCCAAAGCTTTTGACAAAATTGGCTCTCTCTATTTTACCGAAGAGAATTATGATGATTTTTACTACGGAAAAGGATCCACTTTCCCCGATATCAATGGAAGTATTGGAATCCTATTCGAGCAGGCCAGTTCCCGGGGACATGCACAGGAAACCGATAATGGCGTCCTGACTTTCCCATTTACCATCAGGAACCAGTTTACAGCTGCCCTTTCCACGCTCGAAGCAGCTACAAAAATGCGCAGCAAATTGCTGAATTATCAACGTGACTTTTATAGGGAATCCCGAAAATCAGCCGGAAACGGGGCGTATGTTTTTGGCAGTAGCAGCGATCCCGCGAGAGCCTGGGAACTGGCAAAGATCATGCGGCAACATCAGATAAAGGTCCATGAGCTCAAAGAAGACTTCAGCTCTAACGGGAAAAAATTTGAAAAAGGCACCGCCTTCGTCATTCCTAAGAATCAGCGCCAGCAAAGACTGGTAACAGCCATGTTCGAGAAAAGAACCAGCTTCCAGGACAGCCTGTTTTACGACATTTCGGCCTGGACCTTTCCCCTAGCCTTCAATCTGGATTACGAGGAAAACGCCTCCGCTTCGGTAGCCGGCAAGGAAATTTCCAATTTTGAAATGCCTTCCCCTTCAGCTCCCGAAAAGAGTTCCTATGCCTACCTTTTAGACTGGAACAACTATTATGCACCCAAAGCCCTTAACCAGATTCTGGCAAAAGGCCTGCGGGCAAAAGTCGCGATGCAGCCTTTCCGTTTTGGCGCTTCAGAATTTACTTATGGCAGCATCATGATCCCGGTCGTGAACCAGCAACTCACTCCTTCAGAAATTCACGAATTTTTGGTAAAACTTTCCGAAGAGACCAAGGTTCAGATCACCGGGGTGAATACGGGAATGTCTGGAGGCATTAACCTCGGAAGCGGGGAATTCAGGCCGCTGCAAGCTCAAAAAGTGGCACTGGTTGTTGGTGAGGGTATCAGTTCTTATGATGCGGGAGAAATCTGGCATTTATTCGACCAGCGTTATAACATGAAGATCACCAAACTCGATACGCGTAATCTCAACAGGGCAAATCTTGCCAATTATACCGATATTATTTTACCGCCGCTCTGGGGTGGCCTGGACGAAAATGTGGCCAAGAAACTGGACGAATGGACCAAAAACGGGGGGACACTTATCGCCTACGGAAGGGCCATCAACTGGCTGCAACGACAAAAACTGGTTGATATCAAATTAAAGAGCACGAACGTACCCGCCAAAAATATCAGTTTTGAACAGCGTGGTGATTTCCGGGGTGCGCAGGTCATTGGCGGCGCTATTTTTGAGGCACGTCTGGACCGTTCGCACCCAATAGGCTTTGGCTATTCCGGTGACCGCATCCCACTTTTCAGGGATAATACCATTTTTATGGAAGCCGAAGAGGAAAGTTACAACAACCCGCTGCAGTATACCGAAAATCCGCTGTTAAGCGGTTACATCAGCAAACCGAATCTGGAGGCACTGGCAGGAACGGTTGCTTTTAAAAAGATTGGAAATGGGCGCGGCGAAATTTTATTGTTCACCGATGATACTAATTTTCGTGCCTTCTGGTTTGGAACCAACAAGTTACTGATGAATGCCATTTTTTTTGGTCAGGAGATGTAA
- a CDS encoding potassium channel family protein encodes MKYIVIGLGIFGASIAEKLSGMGNEVIGVDIKMSKVESIKEKITHAISLDATDPEAVKNLPLRDTDVVIVGIGEDKGANIMTAALMKQLHVKRLISRAVDPLQRMVLEAMGVTEIIHPEKETADRWAKRLNLEGVVDSFELDGDYSIIETRIPKEYDGKTVEEIGIKKEFNLIVLTTMKVTNEKSEIGIDKDCTAVQGIARASTKLNKGDIMVLYGHNKDIRSLLEEHKKFKEAN; translated from the coding sequence ATGAAATATATCGTGATTGGTTTAGGAATTTTCGGAGCTTCGATTGCTGAAAAATTATCAGGCATGGGCAACGAAGTGATTGGAGTGGACATTAAAATGAGTAAGGTGGAAAGCATCAAGGAAAAGATCACTCATGCGATCAGCCTGGACGCGACAGATCCTGAAGCCGTTAAAAATCTGCCGCTTCGCGATACCGATGTAGTGATCGTAGGAATTGGGGAAGACAAGGGAGCCAATATCATGACCGCGGCACTCATGAAGCAGCTGCACGTAAAAAGGCTCATTAGCCGGGCAGTTGACCCCCTGCAGCGCATGGTGCTTGAAGCCATGGGCGTGACAGAGATCATTCACCCGGAAAAGGAAACGGCCGATCGCTGGGCAAAACGGCTAAATCTCGAGGGCGTGGTAGACAGTTTTGAACTGGACGGTGATTACAGCATCATTGAAACTCGAATTCCGAAGGAATATGACGGCAAGACGGTAGAAGAGATCGGCATTAAAAAAGAATTCAACCTCATAGTTTTGACCACGATGAAGGTGACCAACGAAAAGAGCGAGATTGGTATCGACAAGGATTGCACGGCGGTACAGGGAATAGCCCGCGCCAGCACCAAACTGAATAAAGGTGATATCATGGTGCTGTACGGTCACAACAAAGATATTCGCAGCCTGCTGGAAGAACACAAAAAGTTCAAGGAGGCTAATTAA
- a CDS encoding tRNA-binding protein, with amino-acid sequence MENDLSWQEFDRVEMRIGTIVEASIFEEARNPAYKLKIDFGEKIGYRKSSAQITKRYQPEELIGKQIVAVINFPKKQIATLMSECLVLGSVGQENDIVLLSSDLPVENGLRVG; translated from the coding sequence ATGGAAAATGATCTGAGCTGGCAGGAATTTGATCGGGTAGAAATGCGAATAGGAACCATCGTCGAGGCTTCGATTTTTGAAGAGGCACGAAACCCGGCTTATAAACTGAAGATCGATTTTGGAGAAAAGATTGGCTATAGGAAATCATCGGCACAGATCACCAAAAGATATCAGCCTGAAGAGCTTATCGGGAAACAGATCGTGGCCGTTATCAATTTTCCGAAGAAACAAATTGCAACATTGATGAGCGAATGCCTCGTGTTGGGATCGGTTGGGCAGGAGAATGATATTGTGCTGCTTTCCAGTGACCTGCCGGTAGAAAACGGCCTGCGGGTAGGTTAA
- a CDS encoding peptidylprolyl isomerase — MQDGLYAKFHTSKGEILAELEFEKTPGTVGNFVGLAEGKIENKAKTAGEPYYDGLKFHRVIPDFMIQGGDPNGTGAGGPGYKFDDEIHPELKHDAPGKLSMANAGPGTNGSQFFITHVETPWLDGKHTVFGNVVEGQDVVDKIQQGDKIEKLEIIRQGAAAENFDGAEAFKDFHATKAKREAEAKKAAEAEVEKLAAGFEKTASGLRYKIIQKGDGIQAEKGKTVSVHYKGQLADGTVFDSSYKRNQPLEFPIGVGHVIPGWDEGIQLLQVGDKARLVIPSDLAYGERGAGGVIPPNAVLIFDVELMNVK, encoded by the coding sequence ATGCAAGACGGATTATACGCTAAATTTCATACTTCGAAAGGCGAAATTTTAGCTGAACTGGAATTTGAAAAAACACCGGGAACGGTGGGGAATTTCGTTGGTTTGGCTGAAGGAAAAATAGAGAACAAGGCTAAAACAGCGGGAGAGCCTTATTATGACGGACTGAAATTTCACCGGGTGATCCCAGATTTCATGATCCAGGGAGGTGACCCGAACGGAACCGGAGCCGGTGGCCCGGGTTATAAATTTGATGATGAGATCCATCCGGAGCTCAAGCACGATGCACCCGGAAAATTGTCTATGGCTAATGCAGGTCCCGGAACCAATGGAAGTCAGTTTTTTATCACTCACGTGGAAACTCCATGGTTGGATGGGAAGCACACGGTCTTCGGAAATGTAGTGGAAGGCCAGGATGTGGTAGATAAAATTCAGCAGGGAGATAAAATCGAAAAACTGGAAATCATCAGGCAGGGTGCAGCTGCGGAAAATTTTGACGGAGCTGAAGCTTTTAAAGACTTTCATGCTACCAAAGCCAAAAGGGAAGCCGAAGCTAAAAAAGCTGCTGAAGCAGAAGTTGAGAAACTTGCTGCCGGTTTTGAAAAAACAGCTAGCGGGTTGCGATATAAGATCATCCAGAAAGGCGACGGAATTCAGGCAGAAAAAGGAAAAACCGTATCGGTTCATTATAAAGGTCAGCTGGCCGACGGAACCGTTTTCGATTCTTCTTATAAAAGAAATCAGCCACTCGAATTTCCCATTGGAGTAGGGCATGTGATCCCGGGTTGGGACGAAGGTATCCAGTTGTTACAGGTTGGAGACAAGGCCAGGCTGGTCATTCCTTCAGATCTGGCTTACGGTGAAAGAGGTGCTGGAGGTGTTATTCCACCCAATGCGGTACTGATTTTTGATGTAGAGCTGATGAACGTAAAATAA
- a CDS encoding YfiT family bacillithiol transferase encodes MEEQELEKLKFPVGKFEWPANFNAEEHVAAWQKDIEDFPLSLISAVDDFSEQQFDTPYRPDGWSVRQLIHHISDSHLNAFLRFRWTLTEDTPTIKTYDQDKFSGLADYQMPVGSSLDLILALHKKWVYLLKHMEEADLQKEFHHPETGKNVSLLTCLGMYAWHSRHHLAHIQNLKKRKGW; translated from the coding sequence ATGGAAGAACAAGAGCTAGAAAAACTGAAATTCCCGGTTGGGAAATTTGAATGGCCTGCCAATTTCAACGCTGAAGAGCATGTTGCTGCCTGGCAGAAAGATATCGAAGATTTTCCGCTTTCGTTGATCAGTGCGGTAGACGACTTTAGCGAACAGCAATTTGATACACCGTATCGCCCGGATGGCTGGAGCGTGCGGCAACTCATCCATCATATTTCAGACAGTCACTTAAATGCATTTTTACGTTTTAGGTGGACGCTAACGGAAGATACTCCAACCATTAAAACCTATGATCAGGATAAATTTTCCGGCCTGGCTGATTATCAAATGCCGGTAGGTTCCAGCCTGGATCTTATCCTGGCGCTTCATAAAAAATGGGTCTACCTGTTAAAACATATGGAAGAAGCCGACCTTCAAAAAGAGTTTCACCATCCTGAAACTGGGAAAAATGTGAGTTTGCTTACCTGTTTGGGGATGTATGCCTGGCATAGCCGGCATCACCTGGCACATATCCAGAATTTGAAGAAAAGGAAAGGCTGGTAA
- a CDS encoding TrkH family potassium uptake protein gives MKFSGFRSWLQNERFLDFLNKFAFFLSLVTILVAVYDLGFRHQRYEEEQLNHLYFFTLITGVVAIILRYAFFKIKFRLKVRIFDTILGALFFILILVKIDFIRESFFFLEVLNKMFYLYLALFIFFIREFSTVEFKFRNEHLNPAQLFIISFLSIILLGACLLMLPKATHDGISFLDALFTSTSAVCVTGLIVVDTGSYFTAFGQGVLVLLMQLGGLGIMTFASYFSYFFRGQTSYKSQLMLKDATNSEKIGEVIGVLKKILYITIIVELVGAFLIYISLSKKEIGMISDRIFFSLFHAVSGFCNAGFSTLENSLYEPAFRFNYPLQLVIAALFILGGIGFPIVLNLYKYSTYSIKNFLLRFTRKDKLVYSPWVINLNTRIVIVTTSILLAVGTIGFYGFEYNNTLAEHNWFGKIVVAFFGAATPRTAGFNSVDMTQLHFSTLMLTFLLMWIGASPASTGGGIKTSTIAIATLNFFSLARGKNRIEVYKREISNASVRRAFAIISLSLMVIGFSVFLIASFDEDKTLLSIAFESFSAYSTVGLSTGITADLSAYSKIVIIFTMFIGRVSMLTIMIALLRRVKHQNYRYPTDEILIN, from the coding sequence GTGAAATTTTCTGGATTCAGAAGCTGGCTACAGAACGAGCGATTCTTAGATTTCCTGAATAAATTCGCTTTTTTCCTTAGCCTGGTGACCATTCTTGTTGCCGTGTACGATCTTGGTTTCCGGCATCAGCGATACGAAGAAGAACAACTGAACCATCTTTATTTCTTCACGCTCATTACCGGCGTGGTGGCGATCATCCTGAGATATGCCTTTTTTAAGATCAAATTTCGGTTGAAGGTTCGCATTTTTGACACGATTCTCGGGGCGCTTTTTTTCATTCTCATCCTGGTAAAAATTGACTTTATTAGGGAAAGCTTTTTCTTTCTCGAAGTGTTGAACAAGATGTTCTACCTCTATTTGGCACTTTTCATCTTCTTTATCAGGGAATTTTCAACCGTGGAATTCAAATTCCGGAACGAACACCTGAATCCCGCCCAGCTTTTCATTATCAGTTTTTTAAGTATTATTTTATTAGGCGCGTGCCTGCTCATGTTACCCAAAGCGACTCACGATGGAATTTCTTTCCTGGATGCGCTCTTTACCTCGACCAGCGCCGTTTGTGTGACCGGTTTGATCGTGGTGGATACGGGCTCTTATTTTACTGCCTTTGGCCAGGGTGTGCTGGTGCTGCTGATGCAACTTGGCGGACTCGGGATCATGACATTTGCCAGTTATTTCAGTTACTTTTTCAGGGGGCAGACCTCCTATAAAAGTCAGTTAATGCTGAAAGACGCCACGAATTCGGAGAAGATCGGCGAGGTCATCGGGGTGTTGAAAAAGATCCTGTACATCACCATTATTGTGGAACTCGTGGGAGCTTTCCTAATTTATATCAGCCTGAGCAAAAAAGAGATCGGTATGATTTCAGACCGCATTTTCTTTTCCCTTTTTCACGCGGTAAGCGGTTTTTGTAATGCTGGTTTTTCCACCCTGGAAAACAGCCTTTACGAACCTGCTTTCCGGTTTAATTACCCTCTACAGCTGGTGATTGCCGCACTTTTCATCCTTGGCGGAATTGGCTTCCCCATCGTACTGAATCTATATAAATACAGCACGTATAGCATTAAAAATTTTCTATTGCGATTTACCCGCAAAGACAAACTCGTTTATTCTCCCTGGGTGATCAACCTCAATACGCGTATCGTGATTGTGACCACCTCTATTTTACTGGCGGTGGGAACGATTGGTTTTTACGGTTTTGAATATAACAATACGCTGGCCGAGCATAACTGGTTTGGGAAGATCGTAGTGGCCTTTTTTGGAGCAGCCACTCCGCGTACTGCAGGCTTCAATTCCGTAGACATGACGCAATTGCATTTCAGCACGCTGATGCTCACTTTTTTACTGATGTGGATCGGGGCTTCTCCAGCATCTACCGGTGGTGGGATCAAGACGAGTACCATCGCCATTGCCACGCTGAACTTTTTCAGTCTGGCCCGGGGAAAGAACAGGATCGAGGTCTATAAAAGGGAAATTTCGAATGCTTCGGTTAGAAGAGCATTTGCAATTATTTCGCTGTCGCTGATGGTCATTGGATTTTCGGTTTTCCTGATCGCTAGTTTCGACGAGGATAAAACCCTGCTTAGCATCGCTTTTGAATCTTTTTCAGCATACAGCACGGTGGGATTGTCTACCGGCATAACGGCCGATCTTTCGGCTTACTCAAAAATCGTCATCATTTTTACCATGTTCATAGGAAGGGTTAGCATGCTTACCATTATGATTGCACTGCTAAGGCGGGTAAAACATCAGAATTACCGCTATCCTACCGATGAGATTTTAATCAACTAA